A genomic window from Cytobacillus suaedae includes:
- a CDS encoding DUF4177 domain-containing protein, translating into MYEYKFVETTLGGFFTEASQRETIMEHAKDGWRLVQVLPTKYNGHGLPREYEIIFERKLEMID; encoded by the coding sequence ATGTACGAATATAAGTTTGTTGAGACAACACTAGGTGGCTTTTTTACAGAGGCGAGCCAAAGAGAAACCATCATGGAGCATGCAAAAGATGGGTGGAGACTTGTACAAGTTTTGCCAACGAAATATAACGGCCATGGATTGCCTAGGGAATATGAAATAATTTTTGAGAGAAAATTAGAGATGATCGATTGA
- a CDS encoding GNAT family N-acetyltransferase encodes MIILNEITKENWFKIIQLSSAEDQKNKIFERDIASNCLSLTQASIEGTWTVKAIYDEDTPVGFTMYGYSEELSGYEICRIMIDYRHQGKGFGKQALKLVIDNMIKQFDCAEILLTFHPGNEKAKKLYESVGFKDTGKVINQFVDELIYSYKVNEKTVK; translated from the coding sequence GTGATTATATTAAATGAGATAACAAAAGAGAATTGGTTTAAGATTATTCAACTGAGTAGTGCTGAGGATCAAAAAAACAAAATTTTCGAAAGAGATATTGCCTCTAATTGCTTATCTCTTACACAAGCAAGTATCGAAGGAACATGGACGGTTAAGGCAATCTACGATGAGGATACACCAGTAGGATTTACGATGTATGGATACTCTGAGGAGCTCTCTGGGTATGAGATTTGCAGAATAATGATTGACTACAGACACCAGGGCAAGGGTTTTGGAAAGCAAGCACTCAAACTTGTTATCGATAATATGATTAAACAGTTCGATTGTGCTGAGATTTTATTAACTTTCCACCCTGGAAACGAGAAGGCAAAAAAACTATACGAATCAGTAGGCTTTAAAGATACTGGCAAAGTGATTAATCAATTTGTTGATGAGCTAATCTATTCCTATAAAGTTAATGAGAAAACTGTGAAATAG
- a CDS encoding YdcF family protein gives MHSTLLLILFLIIAFVVHSAYSIWSFSKVNELKKSDAAIILGAAVWNDETSPVFQERINHGIWLYKNGYVTKLIFTGGKSGEDSYAESEVARDYAIAKNVSEEDILIETKSNITEENLYHANVVASKNSLKTFIIVSDPLHMKRAMLIADTIGLQSYASPTPTTLYRSLESKVPFFFRELFFYIGYLFTLPIRML, from the coding sequence ATACACAGCACACTCTTACTTATTCTTTTCCTTATTATTGCCTTTGTTGTACATTCCGCTTATAGCATCTGGTCTTTTAGTAAAGTAAACGAACTAAAAAAGTCTGATGCTGCAATTATTCTAGGTGCTGCCGTATGGAATGACGAGACTTCACCAGTCTTTCAAGAACGAATCAACCATGGTATATGGCTTTATAAGAATGGATACGTAACTAAACTTATTTTCACAGGAGGCAAGTCAGGAGAAGATTCATATGCCGAGTCTGAAGTAGCACGAGATTATGCCATTGCGAAGAATGTGTCCGAAGAAGATATACTAATAGAAACAAAGTCAAACATAACAGAAGAAAACCTCTACCATGCTAATGTGGTTGCATCAAAAAATAGTTTAAAAACCTTTATCATTGTAAGTGATCCATTACACATGAAGCGTGCTATGTTAATCGCGGATACTATAGGGTTACAATCATATGCTTCACCAACACCCACAACCCTTTATCGATCTTTGGAAAGCAAAGTACCTTTTTTCTTTCGTGAACTATTTTTCTACATAGGCTACCTTTTTACCCTGCCAATCCGTATGTTATAA